Below is a window of Paraburkholderia kururiensis DNA.
GCATGGACCACATGCCCGTGCTCGCCATTACCGGACAACAGGCGCGCGCCTCGCTGGGTGGGCACTACCAGCAGGAGCTGGATCTGGTGTCGATGTTCAAGGACGTCGCCGGCTCCTACGTGCAACTCGCCACGGTGCCGGGCCAGGTGCGGCACCTCGTGGACCGCGCGGTGCGCATCGCGGTGGCCGACCGGCGCGTGACCGCGCTCGTGCTGCCGAACGATCTGCAGGAATTGCCGTATGAGCCGCCGGGCCGCAAGCACGGAACGGTACATTCGGGCGTGGGCTATTCGCGGCCCAAGGTCGTGCCGCAACAAGACGACCTGCAACGCGCCGCGGACGTGCTCAATGCCGGTAAGAAAGTCGCGATGCTGGTGGGCGCGGGCGCGCTGGGCGCCACGGACGAAGTGATCGCCGTGGCCGACCGCCTGGGCGCGGGCGTGGCGAAAGCGCTGCTCGGCAAGGCCGTCTTGCCCGACGACCTGCCGTGGGTGACGGGGCCGATCGGCCTGCTCGGCACCTTGCCGAGCTACGACATGATGACCGACTGCGACACGTTCCTGATGGTGGGCTCGGGCTTTCCGTACTCCGAGTTCCTCCCGAAGGAAGGCCAGGCGCGCGGCGTGCAGATCGACATCAAGGCCGACATGCTGAGCCTGCGTTACCCGATGGAGGTCAACCTGGTGGGCGACACCGCCGAAACGCTGCGCGCGCTGCTGCCGCTCCTGCACGAGCGCGAGGACACGACGTGGCGCAAGCGCATCGAACGCTGGACCGACTCGTGGTGGAAGACGCTGCACAAGCGCGCGCTGGAGCCCGCGAAGTCCGAGCGCGGCGTGAACCCGCAGCGCGCCTTCACGGAGCTTTCGCCGCGTCTGCCCGATCAGGCCATCATCACGAGCGATTCGGGATCCTGCGCAAACTGGTACGCGCGCGACCTCAAGATTCGTCGCGGCATGATGTGCTCGCTTTCGGGCGGCCTCGCGTCGATGGGCGCCGCCGTGCCGTATGCGATTGCGGCGAAGTTCGCGCATCCGTCGCGGCCCGTCATCGCGCTGGTGGGCGACGGCGCCATGCAGATGAACAACATGGCCGAACTCATCACCGTGTCGAAGTACTGGCAGCAGTGGGCCGACCCGCGCTGGATCTGCATGGTGCTCAACAACGAAGACCTGAACCAGGTGACGTGGGAGCAGCGCGTAATGGAAGGCGACCCGAAGTTCGATGCTTCGCAGCAGGTGCCGAACGTGCCGTACCACCGCTTCGCGGAACTGATCGGCCTGAAAGGCATTTACGTTTCGGAGCCCGATCAGATTGCGCCCGCCTGGGAAGAGGCGCTGGCCTCGAACCGTCCCGTGGTGCTGGAAGTGAAGAGCGACCCCGAAGTGCCGCCGCTGCCGCCGCACGTCACGCTCGAACAGGCGCGCCACTTCGCGCACATGCTCCTGAAGGGCGACCCGCGCGAAGCCAGTGTGATTGCGGGCACGGCGAAGCAGGTGCTGGCCTCGGTGCTGCCGGGGCACTAGGATAACGGCGACAGTTGACGCCGTCGCGGGACCCCGGCATGGCGAGCGACAGCACGCGCACCCCTTCACAGTCGGGCGCTACCTCGGCGCCTTCCGTCGCGCCGCGGCCTGCGCCGCCCGATACGCGCGCCCTGCGCCGCCGCATCTTCGTGGACCTGGGCCGCGCCATCTGGCAGTACCGCAACGTCACGCTGGTTTCCGTCGCGCTGATGGTCGCGGCGAAACTCGCCGCGGTGGGCGTGCCGCTCGTGCTCAAGCGCATCGTGGACGAGGTGAGTCACCCGTCGCCGCTTGCGCTCTTTCCTGTCTTTCTCGTGCTGGCCTACGCGATTCTGCGTTTCGTCAGCGGCGCGCTGAACGAAGTGCGCGACGTGGTGTTCAGCGTGGTGACGCAGCGCACGGTGGCGTCGTTTACCGAGCGCACCTTCGCGCATCTGCATCGCCTGGGCGCGCGCTTTCATGCCACGCGCGAGACGGGCGCCGTGGTGCGCGACGTGCAGAAGGGCACGGACGGCATCGGCTATCTGCTCGGTATCGCCATCTTCACGATCGTGCCCACGCTGATCGAAATCGGCTCGGTCATCGCGATCATGGCGACGAGCTATGCCGCCACGTTCACGGCCATCATCGGCATCACGTTCGTGGTCTACGCGATCTACACGGTGATCTTCACGCGGCGGCGGCTCGTGCACCAGCGCGCCGTGAACCGGCTGGAGGCGCAGACGGACAGCCGCTTCGTGGACAGCATGCTCAACTACGACACGGTCAAATACTTCGCCACGGAAGAGCTGGAGACGCGGCGCCTCTCGGGCATTCTCGGCCACTGGATCACGGCGCGCATGGCGAACCAGCGCGCACTTTCCACGCTGCACATCGGCCAGAGCGCGGTGATTGCGTTCGGCGTGGCGTCCGTGATGCTGCTCGCCGTGCAGTACGTGATGGTGGGCCGCATGAGCGTGGGCGACCTCGTGCTCGTGAACGCGTACATCATCCAGGTGTGTCTGCCGCTCAATTCGCTCGGCTTCGTGTTTCGCGAGACCAACGACGCGATGGTGAACGTGGAGCGCATGTTCGGCATTCTCGCGGCCGAAGGGCGCGTGGGCGAAGACCTGGACGAGCCGGGCGCGCAGCCGCTCGCCATACAGGCGGGCGAGATCGCCTACGACCACGTGGACTTCGGCTACGACACGCAGCGCCAGGTGCTGCACGACATCGATTTTCGTGTGGGCGCGGGAACCTCCGTGGCCGTGGTGGGCGGTAGCGGATCGGGCAAATCCACGCTCGTGAAGCTGCTGTTCAGGCTGTATCAGCCCACGTCGGGCACCGTGCGCATCGACGGCCAGGACCTGCGCTACGTGACGCAAACCAGCCTGCGCGAAGCCATCGGCATCGTGCCGCAGGACACGGTGCTCTTCAACGACACGATCGCCTACAACATCGCGTACGGCCGGCCCGGCGCCACGCGCGCGGACGTGGTGCGCGCCGCGCGCGCGGCGCAGCTGGACAGTTTCATCGAACGTCTGCCCGATCATTACGACACACAGGTGGGCGAGCGCGGCGTGCGGCTTTCGGGCGGCGAGCGGCAACGCATCGCCATTGCGCGCGCCATTCTGAAAGACCCGCGCATCATCGTGTTCGACGAGGCCACCTCGGCGCTCGACACGCGTTCGGAACGCGCCATCCAGCTGGAATTGCAGCGCCTCGCGCAGGGGCGCACGTCCATTACCATCGCGCACCGCCTTTCCACCGTGGTGGACGCGGACACCATTCTGGTCATGGAGCACGGTCACATCGTGGAGCAGGGCACGCACGAAGCGCTGCTCGCGCGCGAAGGCGTGTACATGAAGATGTGGTCGCTGCAACAGCAGCAGGGCGAACTGGAGCGCGCGCAACGCAGGCTCGTGGCGCAGCCGGTGGAGCTGGACGAACTCGTGGCCCATGTGGCGGCGCTGGTGCGCACGGACGCCGCGCGCCAGCGTGCCGACTTCACGACGCTCGTGGCGGAGCCGGGCCTCTTCATTACAGGCGAGCGCGACAAGCTGGCCGGCGTGGTGGCCGAACTGTGCCGCAACGAACTGGCTCATGCGCTGCGCGGCGGCAGCGTGCAACTGCGCGCGGACCACTTCGGCAACGAGGCATGGCTCACCGTGGTGGGCGCCGGCGACCGGCCCGCCGAGCTTTCGCAGGAACGCGCGCGAGAGCTGGAGGCGACCATCGTGTCGGCAGGCGGCGGCTTTACGGTGATGCCCGTGCAGACGCGGCTCGCGTATGTGGTCACGTTGCCGTTGCGGCCGGTGGTGGATGTGCCGGTGGGTACATCGGCGTCGCCGGCGTTGGAGGGTTCGAGGGCGTCCTTCGCTTCGGCGGCGTCGATGCGCGCGCCGGGTGTGTCGGCAACTACGCCCGCGCAAGCCGCGCCTTCGCAGCCGGCGCGGCATCTTGAAGCCCAGCCGCTGGAGGGCATCGCAGTACTCGCCATCGACGACCAGGAAGAGACGCGCGATGCGCTGGAGGCCATGCTTTCCTCGATGGGCGCACGCGTGCAGACGGCCCAGGGCGGCGACGATACGCTCGCGATGCTCGAAGGCGAGGCCATGGACGCCTGGCCCGACGTGCTGGTCTGCGACATCGTGCTCGAACAGGAAGACGGCTTCGACGTGCTGCGCCGCGTGCGCGATCTCGAAGCGCGGCGCGGGCTGCGCCCCGGCGCCCGGCTGCCCGCCATCGCGTTGACGGGCTACACGCTCACGGAAGACGGCGCGGTGCAGTCGCCCGTGCCGCTTGCCGGGGTGGGGATGGCGACGCGCGTGCCGGGTGCGGGGGCGAATGGTGGGGCGAATGGCTCGCCGAGTGGCTTGCCGAATGGCGGGCCGAACGGATCTGCGAACGGCGCGCAGAACGGCGCATCGCATGGCGCGCAGAGTGGCGCATGGAGTGGCTCGCCGACCGGCACGACGAATGGCTCGCCGACCGGTACGCCGAATGGCCACACCGTCGCTGCCGGCTTTGCGGCGCATCTCACCAAGCCTGTGCCTGCCGACCAGCTCATCGATGCGATACGCCGGGTCGCGCGCACGTCACGCACCGCGCCCGCCGTCTCGCATCCGGCGTAGCGCGGCAGCGACGCATACAACGACATTCGAACAAGGCAAAGGGAGGCGGCATATGAATACGCTCGTGGCGTTGTTCGGCGAAGGCCGGAATCTTGACGCGTTGCAGATGGGCATGCGCTCGCTGGTCGTCTTCTTGCTGGCGCTCGTGCTCGTGCGCATTTCCGGCCGACGTTCGTTCGGCCAGCGCTCACCGTTCGACTACGTGGTGGGCTTTTTGCTGGGCGCCATTCTGAGCCGCGCAGTGGTGGGCGCGTCGCCGTTCGTGCCCACGGTGGTGGCGTCGCTCGTGATCGTGGTGCTGCATCGCGCGCTCGCCTGGGCGTGCGTGCATTCGCGTGCGCTGGAACGGATGGTGGTGGGCATCGAGCGCGAGGTGTTCCATCACGGATGCTTCGACGAAAAGCAGATGGGCGCGGCGCTCATTACGGAAACCGATATCTACGAGAGCGTGCGGCAGTCGCTTGGCGCACGGGACCTCGCGCGCGTGGAGGCGGCGATTCTGGAACGTAACGGGCAACTCAGCGTGATTCGAAAGCGCGAAGGGGAGTCGTAGCGCGCGGCCATGTGGGGTGCCGCACGCGGCATCATGCGTGAATTTAAGCGTGACTTCACGCGTGACCTCGAGCATGACATCAAGCGTGACGTTCAAGCACGCCGCTGCGGTTCCCCCGACCCGCCTTCGCCTGCCGCGCGCCGCCGGTGCAGCCACGCCGCGTCGCGGTCCGCGAGCCAGTCGGCGGTGCGTTCGGCGTTGCGCACCTCACGCCGCATGGCGAGCACGTTGGGGGGCACCACGCGTCGGCGGCGGCACGCCCACATGATGCCGCCCAGCAGTCGCGGCGCATCGTGCCATAACGCGCGCTCGTGCCGCAGCACGCGCAGCGCCTTGAGCGTGGCCTTGAGGGCCATCGGCAACGGCAGGCGCAGCCACGCCACCCACGCCGCGTTGCGCGCCAGCATGCGGCGCCGCAATCCTGCGTCGCGTGCGGGCGATGGATGGTGATGCACCACCATCCGGTCGCAATACACCATGGCGTGGCCGCGCGCGAGCAGATCGAGCGAGACGAGTTCTTCCTCGCCGCCGATGAAAAACTTCGACTCATAGCCGCCCACTTCGAGAAACGCCGCGCGCCGGAACACGCAGGCGCCGGCCATGTAGCCGGTCAGCAAGGGGCCGGGCAGCCCCGTGCCGGCGAGCGGGCTCGCGCTCATGCGCTCGCATGTGGCATCGGCGCGCGCGTTTTCGCCTACTACCACCCGCGCGTTGAGCACGGCGACCTGCGGCGCTTCGTCGAGCACGCGCACGGCGTAGGCAAGCGACCCCGGTTCCCACCACGTGTCGTCGTCGCTGAAGGCGATGTAGTCGGTCTGCGCGAGGGCTACCGCGTGGTTGCGGCCGGCCGCGCCCAGATTCGCGCCGCACGCCACCACGCGCACCGACGGAAAACGTCCACGCAGGGTTTCGACGGTGGCGTCCGTGGAGCCGTTGTCCGCGACGATCACGGGCGGACGTTCGGGCAGCGCGAGCAGCCGCGCGACGGTTTCGGTCACTTCGCGCATGCGGTTGTGCGTCAGCACGATGACGGTGATGCGCGGCACGGACGAGCTTGAGGCAGAGGACAAGGTCATGGCTGCGGTTTCGATGCGAGAGACGGTGCGGATGGCACGGGTCGCGCGAAGCGTGGAGGCGGTGCCGCATGCGGCGACGAAGCGGAGAGCGAAGACAACGGCGAGCCCGCTGATTGCGCGAATTTCGACGATTGCGGCGCTTGCGCTGACGAACCTGCGGACGCCGAACCCGCGGACGCCGAACCCGCGGACGCCGCCTGCCACCCGCCGCCCAGCGCCTTGTACAGCGCGACGAGATCCGTCGTCACCTGCATGGTTTGTTGAGCGGCCTGCTGCCGGCCCTGCGCAAGCTGGCGTTCCGCGTCCAGCACGTTGATGAACGTCACGAGGCCCTTGCGATAGCTGTCGCGGGCAAGGTCGAATGCGGCCTGCTCGGCGGCCACGCTGTCGTTGAGCGCGTCGCGGCGCGCCTGGTCGGTGCGATAGACGGCGAGCGCGTTGTCCACGTCGCGCAACGCCACGAGCACGGCGCTGCGCCAGGCGAGTGCCGCTTCCGCTTCGCGTGCCTGGCTCAGGCGCAGGTTCGACACGAGTTGCCCGCCCTCGAAGATGGGCAGCGAAATGGCCGGTCCGAACGAATAGAACAGATGCGACCAGCGGGCGAGGTTGTCTGCGTGGCCCGCGCGCGTGCCCACCTGGCCGGTGAGCGAAATGTCGGGGTAGAACTGCGCGGTGGCCACGCCGACGTCCGCGGTGGCCGCGTGCAATTCCGCCTCCGCACGGCGCACGTCGGGACGGCGGCGCGCGAGCGTCGCGGGCAGGCCCACGGGCACCGTGGGCGGCACGGGCGGCACCGCGCCGGGCGTCTGCAAGTCGGCGTCCAGCGCGCCCGGCGCCTCGCCCGCCAGATACGCGAGACCGTTGAGCGCCTGCGTGATCTGCTGGTCGTAGAGCGGCAGTTGCGCTTCGGTCTGCGCCAGTTGGGCCGACGCGTTCTGCACGTCCAGCTGGCTCGTCATGCCCACGCTCGCCTGGCTTTGCGTGAGCGTCACGATTTCGCGCTGCTGGTTCACGAGGTCGCTCGCGATGTGCCGAAGCTGCTGCGCGCCGCGCAGTTGCGCGTAGGTCTGCGCGACTTCGGCTTCGAGCGAAACGAGTGCGTCGTTGCGGCTTTCCATTGCCGCTTCGGTCTGCGCGTTCGCGGCTTCCACGGACCGCCGCACGCGGCCGAACAGATCCACTTCCCACGAAGCGTCGAAGCCCGCCTGCCAGAGATTGACGGGCGACGTGAGCTGGTCGAGGAACTGGTTCGCGCCGCGTTGCACCGAAGGGCCGCCGCGCTGCCCGAGCCGGTTGACCGAGTCGTAGGCGTTCTGTTCCTCCAGCAGACCTTTGATGCCGAGTTGCTCGCGCGTGTAGCTGGCCGTTGCGCGCACGTTCGGCAGGCCCTGGGCCGCTGCGGACTGCGCTTGCGAGCGCGCCTCGGCAATGCGCAACACGGCTTGCTGGAGGTCGGGGTTGTCGCGGACGGCGCGGTCGATCAGCGCGTCGAGCGTCGGGTCCTGGAAGGTGTGCCACCAGCGAGGGTCCGGGTCCGAATCCGTGGTGGGCGACGAATGCGGATGCGCGCCTTGGACGTGCGGCGGGTCGGGTGTCTGCGAGGTTGGCGATGTTGCTGAAGCCGCAGAGGCCGCAGACGTAGCAGACGCCTCGCGCTGTACGTCGTGCCACTGGCCGGGCACGTTGGCTGTTGGCGGTTTGAAGTCCGGGCCCACCGTGCAGGCGCTCACGAGCAGCAACGTGGCAACTGCAAGCGTGCATGCCGCTGCGCTTGTCCGCGCTCGTTGTCCGCTGAAAGAACGGTGCCGCGTCATCTCAGTGCCCACCCGCCCCGCCGGCGGCCTTCACCGGCGAGAAGAAGAACGACAACGGCAGGCACAGCAGGCAGAACACAGCCAGCATGGCGAACACGTCGAGATACGCGAGGATCGTGGCCTGCGAAACGAACGTCTCGTAGAGGCGGCCCGTGGCCGTTTGCAGCGCCTGCGCGGGCGGCTGGCCCGTGAGGTCCGAGATGGTGTGCGCCGCGCGTTGCAACGCGTCCTGGTAGTTTTGCGAGAACGGCGAGAGATGTTCCGATAGATGCGCCATGCGCGCCTGCGCCCGCTCGCGGATCATCGCCGTGGAAAGCGATATGCCGATGGACCCCGCCACGTTGCGGAACATGGTGAGCAGCGCGGAGGCGTCGTTGTTGAGTTCGCGCGGCACCGTCTGATACGCGAGCGTCGTGATGGGCACGAACAGAAAGCCGATGGCAATGGACTGCGCGCTGCGCATCTTCACGAGCGTGGCGTAGTCCACGTTGGGCACAAGCATGTGCGAGTACGCAAGCGCCACGGTCAGCAGCAGAAAGCCCGTGGCGATGAGCCAGCGCGTCTGGATGTGCGGCATGAGCCGGCTGATGATGGGAATTTCCATCGTGATGAGCAACGCGCCCGGCGAGAGCACGAGGCCTGCGAGCGTGGCTGTGTAACCCAGCTGCTGCTGCGCGAGTTGCGGCACCAGCACGGCGCTGCCGTAGAGCACCATCGCGAAGGCCGCAATCGTCGCGCAGCCCAGCGCGAAATTGCGGTCGCGCAGGCACGCCAGGTTCACCACCGGTTTTTTCGTGTACAGGAGCCACGCCACCGCGCCCGCCATGCCGGCCACCGCCAGCGCCGTGAAGATGCGAATGAACGGCGAGCTGAACCAGTCGTCGTCTTCGCCGCGGTCCAGCATGACCTGAAGACAGCCCAGACCTATCGCAATGAGCCCGATGCCGATGTAGTCGATGCTGAGCCGGCCGCTTGCGCGCCGCTCCCACGGCGGATCTTCCACGAGTTGCATGACGCCGAGCGTCGTGAGAATGCCCACCGGCACGTTGAGCAGAAACACCCAGCGCCACGAGAAGTTGTCCGTAATCCAGCCGCCCAGCGTCGGCCCCAGCACGGGCGCGACGACGATGGCCACCGCCGAGATCGAGAACGCCCGCCCGCGTTTTTCCGGGGGAAACGTGTCGAGAATGATGGACTGCTGGTTCGGTTGCAGCCCGCCGCCGAAGAAGCCCTGCAAGACGCGAAAGACGATCAGCTGACCCAGGTTCGTCGCGATGCCGCACAGGAACGAGCACACCGTGAAGGCCGCAATGCAGATCAGGAAGTAGCGCTTGCGGCCCAGCAGCCGCGCAAAGAACGCCGAGATGGGCAGCACGATGCCGTTGGCGACGAGGTACGAGGTGAGCGTCCACGTGGCCTCGTCGTAGCTTGCCGACATCGTGCCCGCAATGTGGGGCAGCGCGACGTTCACGATGGTCGTGTCCAGCACCTCCATGAACGCCGCAAGCGTGACGACGATGGCGATCACCCACGGGTTCGCAGCGGGTCGCCATGCGTCGTGGCCCTGGTTTTGTCCAGGGTTGTGCTCGTCACTCATCCGCTCTAACTAGCGCGAGATCGCAAGCCGCCTCAATGCGACTGGCCCGATCCGCCGCCGCGCTCGCCTTCGGACGGGCGGACTTCGGCGAGATCGTCCTCGCGCACTTCGGCTTCGCGGACAGTGGTGCCTTCGTCGTCCGTTTCCGATACGTCGGTGGTGAACGTGCCGGTGCCGGTTTGCTTGTCGGTCTCGGGCTGCAGCGGTGCGTTTTCGTCAGCTTTCGATTGGCGATTGGCCATGACAGCTCTCCTTCAAATGAACGGGTCTACGAATGAAGCCCGACGTTGCATCAGCAAGCCGCGCGCCCGGCTTCGTCGCGTTGCGTGGTTGCCCGCTGCGGGCTTGCCGCGACGCGCGCCACGAGCGGCAAGTGGTCCGACGCGATGCGCGCCAGAGGACTGGCGTGCGCCCGCACGTCGATGAGCCGCTCGCCCGGGTGCATCCAGATGCGGTCCAGCGCGAACACGGGCCAACGCGCCGGAAACGTGCGCGGCGCGGGCGCCGCGCGGAAGTGCTCCACCAGCATGCGGAGCGCGCGGCCCCACACGAACCACTCGTTGATGTCGCCGAGCAGGATGACGGGCAGGTCGGGGCGGTCGAATGCGGAGAGCAGCCGGTGGATCTGCGCGCGCCGCTCGCGCGCGGAGAGGCCCAGATGCGTGGCCACCACGCGAAACGTTTCGCCGCGATGGTGCAGGTCCACATCGAGCGCGCCGCGCGGCTCGCGCTGACCGAACGAGAGGTCCAGCGTGCGCGCCGCGCGCACAGGCAGCCGCGAAAGCACGGCGTTACCGAAGCGGCGTCGCGGCGTGTCGAGCGTCGGACCCTCCACTGCGTGCAGGCCCGTGGCGGCGCGCAAGACGTCGAGCGCGTTCGGCGTGCGGGCGTCGCCGAGCGGCACCTCCTGCAGCGCGACGATGTCCGCGTCCAGTTCGCCCACGACCGCTGCGATGCGTTCCGCCGACTGCACGCGGTCCGCGCCGGTCGCGCCGTGGATGTTCCAGGTGGCGATGCGCAGTTCGGCAGCGCGTGCGTGGTTGTCGTTGCCGGCGAGCGAGGCCGGGTCGTCGCGCTTGGGGGCACTGAGTGGAGTGAATTCGGTGCCGGTTTTCATCGACCCCTCGCGAAGAAGCGTTGCAGCGCGAACGAAAGCGCCACCAGCACCACGCCGATGGCCGCGAGCAGGCCAATCGACGCCGCGCTCGGATGCCGCACGGCCGCCACCAGTTGATGCGCGAACGACGCCGCGAGCACGATGCCCGGCCCCATGCCGAGCGCGGTGCCCAGCAGAAAATCGCGCAGGCCGATGTGCGAGGCGCCGGCCGCGAGGTTGACCAGCGTGAACGGTGCAAGCGGCAACACGCGCAGGACGACCACCGCGACCAGCCCCTGGCGCCCCAGCCGCTCCGAGAGCCGGTTCAGCCGCGCGCCCGCGAGCCGCCGCACGGCATCGCGCCCGAGCCACACGCCTGCGCCGTAGGTGACGAGCGCGGCGATGAGCGTGCCCGTCAACGCATAGGCACTGCCGGCGCCGGGACCGAATACGAAGCCCGCCAGCGCAATGAGCAGCGTGATGGGCACCGACACGATGGCCGCCAACGCATACGCGCCCACGATCAGCACGGGACCGAAGCGCGAGTGTCCGATGGCCGTGGCTGTCTGCGTGAGCGCGGTGAAGTTCAGGTCATGGCGCAGCGACGTGAAGTGCCACAACAGCGCGAGCGCCACGACCGCGAGCGCGAGGCCGCCGAGAATCAACAGGCGCGCGGAGAGCGAACGGCTCTCGCCGCCGGGCACGAACTCGCGTACGAGTTCGTCGGGCGACACGGGTTTTTCAGGGTCGATGAGCGCTTCTTCGGGCACGAGGCGATCGATCTCGGGCTCCACTTCGGGATCGAGCGGCACGAGCGCGCGGCCTTCGTGGCGCAGCGCTTCGATTACCGCGTGCAGCCGCCCGTGCGTCTGAAAGGCGCGTTCGACATCGGCCACGGCTACATCGAGGTGTTCCGCGAGCAGCCGGTTGCGCACCTGCGCGATGGCGGCGCGAATGCGCGGGTCGCCGCGCGCTTCGAGCGCGATGTTGCATTCGGTGTCGAGCACCATGGACCGGTTGTTGAGATTCGCGCTGCCGACGAAGAGCAGTTCGTCGTCCACGATCATGAGCTTGCTGTGCACGTTGACGAAGTCGTTGCCGAGGCCGTCGACGTGCGGGTAGTAGAGGCGCAGGCGGCCGTGGTCGTCGGCGCGCTTCACCATGCGGTAGAGCCGCGCGCGCAGCACGCCCATCGTCATGGTCTGAAGCCAGCCGGTTTGCGCACGCGGCGCGACGACGGCGACGTCCGGCCCTTCGGGCTGCGTGAGCCGCGCGACCAGCGACGTGCCCACGGGGCTCGCCGTGAAGTACTGGTTCTCGATGTAGATGTTCTCGCGCGCCGCCGCGATGGCCGCGAGATAGAGCGCGCGAATGTCCTGCACCGGCGCGCGGCCGCCGAAGGCGGGCTCCGTGAGCGCGATGCCGATGTCCACGGCTTCGAAGTCGGCGGGCTCGAAGGGCGGCCAGGCGTCGGACGACGCATCGTGCGGTGGCGGCGGCGCGTGCGTCGGATCGTGCCTCGTGTGCTGCACGTCTTGCGCCGCCGCGCGTGCCCGAGCCTTGCCGAAGGCGCGCAGCCAGCGCTCGCGCACGAGTTCGGCGATGGCCTCTGCCGCTTCGCCGTCGAACATCGTGTGGACGTCGTGAAAGGGCGCGTAGGGCTGCGCGCGTGCTTTACGCACGTTATGGACGTTGCGGCGCAGCGGCTCGTCCGGCGCGTGGGCGGGCGTGTCCCAGCGCGAACGCGTGAGGTCGATGCCGCCCACGAACGCGAGCCGGTCGTCCACCACGACGATCTTCTGATGATG
It encodes the following:
- a CDS encoding DHA2 family efflux MFS transporter permease subunit, encoding MSDEHNPGQNQGHDAWRPAANPWVIAIVVTLAAFMEVLDTTIVNVALPHIAGTMSASYDEATWTLTSYLVANGIVLPISAFFARLLGRKRYFLICIAAFTVCSFLCGIATNLGQLIVFRVLQGFFGGGLQPNQQSIILDTFPPEKRGRAFSISAVAIVVAPVLGPTLGGWITDNFSWRWVFLLNVPVGILTTLGVMQLVEDPPWERRASGRLSIDYIGIGLIAIGLGCLQVMLDRGEDDDWFSSPFIRIFTALAVAGMAGAVAWLLYTKKPVVNLACLRDRNFALGCATIAAFAMVLYGSAVLVPQLAQQQLGYTATLAGLVLSPGALLITMEIPIISRLMPHIQTRWLIATGFLLLTVALAYSHMLVPNVDYATLVKMRSAQSIAIGFLFVPITTLAYQTVPRELNNDASALLTMFRNVAGSIGISLSTAMIRERAQARMAHLSEHLSPFSQNYQDALQRAAHTISDLTGQPPAQALQTATGRLYETFVSQATILAYLDVFAMLAVFCLLCLPLSFFFSPVKAAGGAGGH
- a CDS encoding endonuclease/exonuclease/phosphatase family protein, with the protein product MKTGTEFTPLSAPKRDDPASLAGNDNHARAAELRIATWNIHGATGADRVQSAERIAAVVGELDADIVALQEVPLGDARTPNALDVLRAATGLHAVEGPTLDTPRRRFGNAVLSRLPVRAARTLDLSFGQREPRGALDVDLHHRGETFRVVATHLGLSARERRAQIHRLLSAFDRPDLPVILLGDINEWFVWGRALRMLVEHFRAAPAPRTFPARWPVFALDRIWMHPGERLIDVRAHASPLARIASDHLPLVARVAASPQRATTQRDEAGRAAC
- a CDS encoding VTT domain-containing protein, with translation MPSLLQPGTTCRCIRRANRLRVLVDAAAYFAAVRHAIARAEHSVFIVGWDIDSRLQLVPCKGHEQPPDGLPAPLADFLCAVAERNPHVRIHVLAWDFAMLYALEREWLPSYRLGWRTHARVRFRLDGQHPVGASHHQKIVVVDDRLAFVGGIDLTRSRWDTPAHAPDEPLRRNVHNVRKARAQPYAPFHDVHTMFDGEAAEAIAELVRERWLRAFGKARARAAAQDVQHTRHDPTHAPPPPHDASSDAWPPFEPADFEAVDIGIALTEPAFGGRAPVQDIRALYLAAIAAARENIYIENQYFTASPVGTSLVARLTQPEGPDVAVVAPRAQTGWLQTMTMGVLRARLYRMVKRADDHGRLRLYYPHVDGLGNDFVNVHSKLMIVDDELLFVGSANLNNRSMVLDTECNIALEARGDPRIRAAIAQVRNRLLAEHLDVAVADVERAFQTHGRLHAVIEALRHEGRALVPLDPEVEPEIDRLVPEEALIDPEKPVSPDELVREFVPGGESRSLSARLLILGGLALAVVALALLWHFTSLRHDLNFTALTQTATAIGHSRFGPVLIVGAYALAAIVSVPITLLIALAGFVFGPGAGSAYALTGTLIAALVTYGAGVWLGRDAVRRLAGARLNRLSERLGRQGLVAVVVLRVLPLAPFTLVNLAAGASHIGLRDFLLGTALGMGPGIVLAASFAHQLVAAVRHPSAASIGLLAAIGVVLVALSFALQRFFARGR